Proteins found in one Quercus robur chromosome 2, dhQueRobu3.1, whole genome shotgun sequence genomic segment:
- the LOC126716087 gene encoding uncharacterized protein LOC126716087 isoform X2, with protein sequence MTFNFLRRSLAFSSVVNSNFPLRVCRFCSTTILDKETDITTPSVPSSSYSSSLHLSPLFTDDDKAHSGSYDIELVDHDTWKVSSGLAQAWREVDGGSSVGANSLMVDEQVDSCFEVVECDQDFDDIDNMRIRGNLFYKLDRDSKEFEEYNLDFHRRKSSNRENGPKECKKAEKKEIPSGNMAPRVEKLPKAVSNKFVKSPLDEMDNACVGNKKLRTPTYNQLTGPYHEPFCLDIYISKASVRSCVIHRVTSKVVAVAHSISKDMKFDLASTRNVTACGAVGAVLAQRALADDIHDVVYTPRKGDRLEGKLQIVLQSIIDNGINVKVKLKQKRPIRGENFSEGPLKKTRTYNYNNTIPTPKVVRF encoded by the exons ATGACATTTAATTTCTTGAGGAGAAGTCTAGCCTTCTCATCAGTTGTGAATTCTAATTTTCCTTTGAGGGTGTGTCGTTTTTGCTCCACAACAATTCTTGATAAAGAGACAGACATAACAACACCTTCAGTACCTTCTTCTAGTTATTCTAGTAGTCTTCATCTCTCTCCATTGTTTACTGATGATGATAAAGCTCATTCGGGTAGTTATGATATCGAGCTTGTGGATCATGATACATGGAAAGTTTCATCGGGTTTAGCACAAGCTTGGCGAGAAGTAGATGGTGGTTCTTCAGTGGGAGCAAATTCTCTTATGGTTGATGAACAAGTTGATTCTTGTTTTGAAGTTGTTGAGTGTGATCAGGACTTCGATGACATTGATAATATGAGAATTCGTGGCAATCTGTTTTATAAACTTGACCGGGATTCCAAGGAATTTGAGGAGTACAATCTTGATTTCCACCGGAGGAAATCTTCAAATCGAGAGAATGGTCCAAAGGAATGCAAAAAGGCAGAGAAAAAGGAAATTCCAAGTGGTAACATGGCTCCAAGAGTTGAAAAACTTCCTAAGGCAGTAAGCAACAAATTTGTTAAGTCTCCACTTGATGAAATGGATAATGCTTGTGTTGGTAACAAGAAGCTAAGGACTCCGACTTATAATCAGCTTACGGGTCCTTACCACGAACCTTTTTGCTTGGACATTTACATATCCAAGGCTTCTGTTCGTTCCTGTGTTATTCACAGGGTGACAAGTAAGGTTGTTGCTGTGGCACATTCCATTTCTAAAGACATGAAGTTTGACCTAGCTTCAACTAGGAATGTGACTGCTTGTGGTGCTGTAGGGGCAGTTCTGGCTCAGAGAGCATTGGCTGATGATATTCATGATGTGGTTTACACTCCAAGGAAGGGGGACAGATTGGAAGGGAAGCTTCAGATTGTGCTTCAATCTATCATTGATAATGGTATCAATGTGAAGGTGAAGCTTAAGCAAAAGAGACCCATAAGAG GAGAAAATTTTAGTGAAGGCCCTTTGAAGAAGACAAGGACCTACAACTACAACAATACAATTCCAACCCCAAAGGTTGT
- the LOC126716087 gene encoding uncharacterized protein LOC126716087 isoform X1 gives MTFNFLRRSLAFSSVVNSNFPLRVCRFCSTTILDKETDITTPSVPSSSYSSSLHLSPLFTDDDKAHSGSYDIELVDHDTWKVSSGLAQAWREVDGGSSVGANSLMVDEQVDSCFEVVECDQDFDDIDNMRIRGNLFYKLDRDSKEFEEYNLDFHRRKSSNRENGPKECKKAEKKEIPSGNMAPRVEKLPKAVSNKFVKSPLDEMDNACVGNKKLRTPTYNQLTGPYHEPFCLDIYISKASVRSCVIHRVTSKVVAVAHSISKDMKFDLASTRNVTACGAVGAVLAQRALADDIHDVVYTPRKGDRLEGKLQIVLQSIIDNGINVKVKLKQKRPIRAGENFSEGPLKKTRTYNYNNTIPTPKVVRF, from the exons ATGACATTTAATTTCTTGAGGAGAAGTCTAGCCTTCTCATCAGTTGTGAATTCTAATTTTCCTTTGAGGGTGTGTCGTTTTTGCTCCACAACAATTCTTGATAAAGAGACAGACATAACAACACCTTCAGTACCTTCTTCTAGTTATTCTAGTAGTCTTCATCTCTCTCCATTGTTTACTGATGATGATAAAGCTCATTCGGGTAGTTATGATATCGAGCTTGTGGATCATGATACATGGAAAGTTTCATCGGGTTTAGCACAAGCTTGGCGAGAAGTAGATGGTGGTTCTTCAGTGGGAGCAAATTCTCTTATGGTTGATGAACAAGTTGATTCTTGTTTTGAAGTTGTTGAGTGTGATCAGGACTTCGATGACATTGATAATATGAGAATTCGTGGCAATCTGTTTTATAAACTTGACCGGGATTCCAAGGAATTTGAGGAGTACAATCTTGATTTCCACCGGAGGAAATCTTCAAATCGAGAGAATGGTCCAAAGGAATGCAAAAAGGCAGAGAAAAAGGAAATTCCAAGTGGTAACATGGCTCCAAGAGTTGAAAAACTTCCTAAGGCAGTAAGCAACAAATTTGTTAAGTCTCCACTTGATGAAATGGATAATGCTTGTGTTGGTAACAAGAAGCTAAGGACTCCGACTTATAATCAGCTTACGGGTCCTTACCACGAACCTTTTTGCTTGGACATTTACATATCCAAGGCTTCTGTTCGTTCCTGTGTTATTCACAGGGTGACAAGTAAGGTTGTTGCTGTGGCACATTCCATTTCTAAAGACATGAAGTTTGACCTAGCTTCAACTAGGAATGTGACTGCTTGTGGTGCTGTAGGGGCAGTTCTGGCTCAGAGAGCATTGGCTGATGATATTCATGATGTGGTTTACACTCCAAGGAAGGGGGACAGATTGGAAGGGAAGCTTCAGATTGTGCTTCAATCTATCATTGATAATGGTATCAATGTGAAGGTGAAGCTTAAGCAAAAGAGACCCATAAGAG CAGGAGAAAATTTTAGTGAAGGCCCTTTGAAGAAGACAAGGACCTACAACTACAACAATACAATTCCAACCCCAAAGGTTGT
- the LOC126716089 gene encoding uncharacterized protein LOC126716089 produces MNSSTISSSALTQFPNLKRVFCNFASHMKMLKAVKKLKFWSRKKRKKKTQEQEPYYPHPPRPCHCCQYSSCYSTTQPSAPPLPPWLEPEQTTHHHHAIPAAPLVHQPSQFQFQLPPQEEIVLETTTTPLYHPTVPVPVPAAAESNYSSYQQYMVPNPVYGMPVVQTPRRERTAGFFGCLVNFCTHLIRCFCPCFHIREVH; encoded by the coding sequence ATGAACTCATCAACAATTTCATCTTCAGCTCTCACCCAATTTCCAAACCTAAAAAGAGTGTTTTGCAACTTCGCCAGCCACATGAAAATGCTGAAAGCAGTGAAGAAGCTCAAGTTCTGgtcaagaaagaagagaaaaaagaagacccAAGAGCAAGAACCCTACTACCCTCACCCTCCCCGACCATGTCATTGTTGTCAGTACTCATCATGCTACTCAACAACTCAGCCCTCAGCTCCACCCTTACCACCATGGCTTGAACCTGAGCAGACCACCCATCACCATCATGCCATTCCAGCAGCACCTTTGGTCCACCAGCCAAGtcaattccaattccaattaCCCCCACAAGAAGAGATTGTCTTGGAAACAACGACTACTCCATTGTATCATCCAACAGTGCCAGTGCCAGTGCCAGCTGCTGCTGAGAGCAACTACTCATCTTATCAGCAATACATGGTGCCAAATCCTGTCTATGGCATGCCTGTTGTGCAAACACcaaggagagagagaactgCAGGCTTTTTTGGATGTCTTGTTAACTTCTGCACTCATCTAATCCGATGCTTCTGCCCTTGTTTTCACATCCGAGAAGTTCACTGA